In Fervidobacterium nodosum Rt17-B1, one genomic interval encodes:
- a CDS encoding NlpC/P60 family protein — protein sequence MRRFNVIATISLLVIFTISSFSFTTRELTNSEIEQIFNILSKLKGTPYVWGGTSESGIDCSGLIIFLLNQIGFKKMIYKQTLVYDVTADNFYKYNTKPIQNIKELKKGDLIFFDMNEDSVFDHVVIFEMIDPYGKIWVWDAAEMPDGIHQNKVDRRPLSLINARKYAFGRIIVAIE from the coding sequence ATGAGAAGATTTAATGTGATAGCGACTATTAGTCTATTAGTTATATTTACTATATCATCATTTTCTTTCACTACAAGAGAATTAACAAATTCTGAAATTGAGCAAATATTCAATATACTTTCAAAACTGAAAGGTACTCCATATGTCTGGGGTGGAACAAGCGAATCCGGAATAGACTGTAGCGGCCTCATCATATTTCTGCTTAATCAAATTGGTTTTAAAAAAATGATATACAAACAAACACTAGTATACGATGTGACAGCTGATAACTTTTACAAATATAACACCAAACCTATCCAAAACATAAAAGAGCTAAAAAAAGGGGATTTAATATTTTTTGATATGAACGAAGATAGTGTTTTCGACCACGTTGTTATATTCGAAATGATTGACCCATACGGTAAAATATGGGTATGGGACGCAGCCGAGATGCCAGATGGTATCCATCAAAATAAAGTCGATAGGCGCCCACTTTCTTTAATTAATGCAAGGAAATATGCTTTTGGAAGAATTATCGTAGCAATTGAATAA
- a CDS encoding DDE-type integrase/transposase/recombinase, which translates to MVNVQLKCPHCGSSNFIKNGHDKFKNQIFFCKDCKRYFKLSFTKKHKLFSFPYPRCVHCNHVMEIYKIRRYFVRFRCRKCNFKTSVPLSLPQPVPFNFHPFKFFRFPIYIILKAFILYFKYNLSLRAIKACLNINVSHVAIYKWIIKLSSVISLFEFENVFKVHGDETVIVFRDKKYYVWLLVEHGTNLIVAWHVSRYRDMSQVKILLDKYFSQRKQNTQIELITDGLKAYEIAVKLNFDNVEHREVRLGKNNECESKFSLFKMFVRAKRSFKKFSNIRYYVNGFCVVRNLCKLYENENEMITALASIITTS; encoded by the coding sequence ATGGTTAATGTCCAACTCAAATGCCCTCATTGTGGCTCTTCTAACTTCATCAAAAACGGTCATGATAAGTTCAAAAACCAAATCTTCTTTTGCAAAGACTGCAAGCGTTACTTTAAACTTTCTTTTACCAAAAAACACAAACTCTTCTCTTTCCCTTACCCTCGTTGTGTTCATTGTAACCATGTCATGGAAATTTACAAAATCCGCCGTTATTTCGTTCGTTTCAGATGCAGAAAGTGCAACTTCAAAACTTCTGTTCCGCTTTCTCTTCCTCAGCCTGTACCTTTCAACTTTCATCCCTTCAAATTCTTTCGTTTCCCTATCTATATCATTCTCAAAGCTTTCATCTTGTACTTCAAATACAACCTTTCTCTTCGTGCTATTAAAGCTTGCTTGAATATCAATGTCTCTCATGTTGCTATTTACAAATGGATTATCAAGTTATCTTCTGTTATTTCGCTTTTTGAGTTTGAGAATGTATTTAAAGTTCACGGTGATGAAACAGTTATTGTATTTCGAGACAAAAAGTACTATGTGTGGCTATTAGTTGAGCATGGTACGAATTTAATAGTAGCTTGGCATGTATCAAGATATCGTGATATGTCACAAGTTAAGATATTGTTAGATAAATACTTTAGTCAAAGAAAACAAAACACACAAATAGAGTTAATAACCGATGGACTAAAAGCGTACGAGATAGCAGTGAAACTAAATTTTGATAATGTTGAGCACAGAGAAGTAAGACTAGGTAAAAACAACGAATGTGAATCGAAATTTTCGTTATTTAAGATGTTTGTTAGAGCGAAAAGGAGCTTCAAGAAATTTAGCAACATACGGTACTATGTAAATGGTTTTTGTGTAGTAAGGAACCTATGCAAGTTATATGAGAACGAAAATGAGATGATTACAGCTTTAGCTTCCATCATCACTACTAGTTAA
- the pduL gene encoding phosphate propanoyltransferase, whose product MKKKEMPIVAGVSNRHVHLSREDVEILFGKDYQLTPIKDLGQPGQFACKETVIIAGPKGTIEGVRVLGPERKETQVEISLTDAFKLGVMPPVRDSGDLEGTPGITIIGPKGTVVKNKGVIIAKRHIHMHTSDAEKFGVKDKDIVKVIVEKGDRKLIFDDVLIRVSEKFALEFHVDTDEANAAMLKTGDYVYIVEE is encoded by the coding sequence ATGAAAAAGAAGGAGATGCCCATTGTTGCAGGGGTAAGTAACAGACATGTTCACCTTTCAAGAGAAGATGTTGAAATTCTCTTTGGAAAAGATTATCAACTCACGCCAATAAAAGATTTAGGTCAACCAGGACAATTCGCATGTAAAGAAACAGTAATTATCGCTGGACCGAAAGGTACAATCGAAGGCGTAAGGGTCCTTGGACCAGAAAGAAAGGAAACACAGGTTGAAATTTCCCTTACTGACGCTTTTAAACTTGGTGTAATGCCGCCTGTCAGAGATAGTGGTGATTTAGAAGGCACCCCTGGAATAACAATTATTGGTCCAAAAGGTACCGTTGTTAAAAACAAGGGAGTTATAATCGCTAAAAGACACATACACATGCATACAAGCGATGCGGAAAAGTTTGGAGTAAAAGATAAGGATATAGTTAAGGTTATAGTCGAAAAGGGCGATAGAAAATTAATATTCGACGATGTACTTATAAGAGTTAGTGAAAAGTTTGCTCTCGAATTCCATGTTGATACGGATGAAGCGAATGCTGCTATGCTTAAAACAGGAGATTACGTTTATATCGTAGAAGAATAA
- a CDS encoding type II secretion system protein, producing the protein MRALKKGFTLIELLIVLSIIAALMSVATPVGINALAQAKATNVAGNFRTLYQAVVQMLMLEQNPPTSGDILDYLVKNNYISTKPNGFEITYKVENGKEFYRIRYINSDVDVLKVKSVNTMISLDESNKLIIDIPRK; encoded by the coding sequence GTGAGAGCATTGAAAAAAGGGTTTACACTCATCGAATTGTTAATAGTTCTTTCAATAATCGCTGCACTGATGTCGGTAGCAACACCTGTAGGTATTAATGCTCTTGCCCAAGCAAAAGCAACAAATGTTGCTGGAAATTTTAGAACACTCTATCAAGCTGTTGTTCAAATGTTAATGTTAGAACAAAATCCACCCACAAGTGGTGATATATTAGATTATCTTGTAAAGAATAATTACATATCAACTAAACCGAATGGATTTGAAATAACTTATAAAGTTGAGAATGGTAAAGAATTTTATAGGATACGTTACATAAATTCAGACGTAGATGTGCTTAAGGTAAAATCCGTAAACACAATGATAAGCTTGGATGAATCCAATAAACTTATAATAGATATACCGAGAAAGTAA
- a CDS encoding lysine exporter LysO family protein — MSALFLILSVISGLFIGRLTHFELHGKAVEIILYALVFLVGLDLSKEKIEKRFLKGILMTIISTIVGTLIFAFILSLFLPLKKLETLLAASGFGWYSLSAVIITSTYSAYIGSISFFANVLRELIAIIISPFALKKSRYGTISVAGATSMDTLLGIISMYSDRETALISFGHGFVVSILVPVFVNLFLKLLGV, encoded by the coding sequence ATGAGTGCTTTATTCCTAATTTTATCAGTTATATCAGGTCTTTTTATAGGAAGACTAACTCATTTTGAATTACATGGTAAAGCGGTTGAAATAATTCTTTATGCGCTTGTTTTTTTAGTTGGTCTTGATTTAAGTAAAGAAAAAATAGAGAAGAGATTTTTAAAAGGTATACTCATGACAATAATTTCGACAATAGTGGGGACTCTAATATTCGCATTTATACTTTCGCTATTTTTACCACTGAAAAAGCTTGAAACACTTCTTGCGGCATCTGGCTTTGGTTGGTATAGCTTATCAGCGGTTATAATTACCAGTACATACAGTGCGTATATTGGGAGCATTTCTTTCTTTGCGAATGTACTTAGGGAATTGATAGCTATAATCATTTCGCCGTTTGCTTTGAAAAAAAGCAGATATGGTACTATATCCGTTGCTGGTGCTACATCAATGGATACCTTATTAGGAATTATTTCTATGTATAGCGATAGAGAAACAGCACTTATTTCGTTTGGCCATGGGTTTGTAGTTTCAATTTTAGTACCCGTATTCGTTAATCTTTTTCTGAAACTTTTAGGTGTGTAA
- a CDS encoding HD-GYP domain-containing protein produces the protein MIITMIRILEYHDPYTKGHSKNVANLASLLAEKLGLSDEIIKKTYWAALVHDIGKIVIPSSILNKEGKLTIEEFEVIKKHPVYGHDFLSTSDELKELGKYVLHHHERWDGKGYPAGLSKEDIPLISRIISVVDAWDAMRSDRPYRKGLPEEIAKKELIEHSGVQFDPNIVKAFLEIV, from the coding sequence ATGATAATAACTATGATAAGAATCCTCGAGTACCACGATCCTTATACAAAAGGTCATTCAAAAAATGTCGCTAATTTAGCTTCTTTACTTGCGGAAAAATTAGGTTTGAGTGATGAGATAATTAAAAAAACTTATTGGGCTGCACTGGTTCATGATATTGGAAAAATTGTTATACCATCTTCTATACTAAATAAAGAAGGAAAGCTAACAATCGAGGAATTTGAAGTAATAAAAAAACATCCAGTTTATGGTCATGACTTTTTATCAACTTCTGATGAATTAAAAGAACTCGGAAAATATGTTTTACACCATCATGAAAGATGGGATGGAAAAGGATACCCCGCAGGTCTTTCGAAAGAAGATATACCATTGATATCCAGAATTATATCCGTTGTAGATGCTTGGGATGCTATGAGAAGTGATAGACCTTACAGAAAAGGTTTACCTGAAGAAATAGCAAAAAAAGAATTAATAGAACATTCTGGGGTTCAATTTGATCCAAATATTGTGAAAGCATTTTTGGAAATTGTATAA
- the yqeH gene encoding ribosome biogenesis GTPase YqeH produces the protein MSKAFQTIEKCPGCGSKIQHDKPGKPGFIPADVYERRLKEGKEILCQRCFKLKHYGMLVGEVDEDEIIDFLRKTVTKFRNFMYVLDIFDFEGTYRPEINEMIKDKNVIYVVNKFDILPKSVSGAQLKKWLTDRINNANSDNIFITSTKNEFGISKLKKYLENLRGEMLVLGVTNVGKSSLLKKLTNSKVTVSPYPGTTIGIVKHKLKNLKVYDTPGIIVNDRMIDLFDAECQAKILAKGEVNRKTFKPYPEEVIFIGGLCKISAKMKNEESLRPIFQIFAPENVSFHKTKNKNFIDNFPKYFGKELVPPCKKMDISGLNFKNLSIEVNEGFELSIPGLCWINIKRGPVQFDVYLPENVSVYIRPSLIQPKRKFKNS, from the coding sequence ATGAGCAAAGCATTTCAAACGATTGAAAAATGTCCAGGATGTGGCTCAAAAATTCAACACGATAAACCAGGAAAGCCTGGTTTTATACCAGCTGATGTTTATGAAAGACGCTTAAAAGAAGGAAAAGAAATACTTTGCCAAAGATGCTTTAAATTAAAACATTACGGTATGCTTGTTGGAGAAGTTGACGAAGATGAAATAATAGATTTTTTAAGAAAAACCGTTACAAAATTCCGTAATTTTATGTACGTTTTAGACATATTTGATTTCGAGGGAACTTATAGACCCGAGATTAATGAGATGATTAAAGATAAGAATGTAATCTACGTTGTAAATAAATTCGACATATTACCAAAATCCGTTAGCGGCGCACAGCTCAAAAAATGGTTAACAGATAGAATAAATAACGCAAATAGTGATAATATATTTATAACGAGCACAAAAAACGAATTCGGAATTAGTAAATTAAAAAAGTACCTTGAAAATCTCCGTGGCGAGATGTTAGTTTTAGGCGTAACAAACGTTGGAAAGTCTTCTTTGCTTAAAAAATTAACAAATTCGAAGGTAACAGTTTCGCCATATCCTGGGACAACCATAGGAATAGTAAAACATAAGTTGAAAAATTTGAAAGTTTACGATACCCCAGGTATAATTGTTAATGATAGAATGATAGATTTATTTGACGCAGAGTGCCAAGCAAAAATTCTTGCAAAAGGTGAAGTTAACAGAAAAACATTTAAACCTTATCCAGAAGAGGTTATTTTTATCGGTGGTCTGTGTAAGATAAGTGCCAAAATGAAAAATGAAGAAAGTCTGAGACCTATATTTCAAATATTTGCTCCAGAAAATGTATCATTCCACAAAACCAAGAACAAAAATTTCATAGATAACTTTCCAAAATACTTTGGAAAAGAACTTGTTCCACCATGCAAAAAGATGGATATAAGCGGTTTGAATTTTAAAAATTTAAGTATAGAAGTTAATGAAGGGTTTGAATTATCAATCCCCGGATTGTGTTGGATAAATATTAAGCGTGGGCCAGTTCAATTCGATGTGTACTTGCCAGAAAACGTTTCAGTATACATACGTCCTTCATTAATACAACCGAAAAGAAAATTTAAAAATAGTTAA
- a CDS encoding ABC transporter ATP-binding protein codes for MLKLINLSKEFLDENGQKKIALKNINAEFDYGNVVAVIGENGSGKSTLLNIIATFLKPSNGLVLLNEKNIFEDIKKYREMVSYVSEKGTFITELSVEDNLIYFSKIFKSNANIKDILERVGITHILKNKPSSLSKGQRQRLSLAISMLKNPKIVLLDEPAEGLDVETKEVVKSLVSEYKNTGKLVFYVTHDEDEIEDVCDKILVLKSGESLFCGSVEDFWREYEKFYRVTYIFGGEKRTKIMNLQELNKISGQLNIVHVRNLGLREIINLDEKNN; via the coding sequence ATGCTTAAATTAATAAACCTATCGAAAGAATTTCTGGATGAAAACGGACAAAAGAAAATAGCTTTAAAAAATATAAATGCCGAGTTTGATTATGGAAATGTTGTTGCTGTAATAGGCGAAAATGGTAGTGGTAAAAGTACACTATTAAATATTATTGCTACTTTTTTAAAACCATCAAATGGTTTGGTTCTTTTAAATGAAAAAAATATATTTGAAGATATTAAGAAGTACAGAGAAATGGTATCATACGTCTCTGAAAAAGGCACATTCATAACTGAACTTAGTGTTGAAGATAATCTCATTTATTTCAGTAAAATCTTTAAATCAAATGCAAATATTAAAGATATATTAGAAAGAGTTGGAATCACCCATATTTTGAAAAACAAACCAAGTAGTCTTTCAAAAGGACAGCGGCAAAGACTTTCTCTTGCAATTAGTATGTTGAAAAATCCAAAAATCGTTTTATTAGATGAACCGGCTGAAGGACTTGACGTAGAAACCAAAGAGGTTGTAAAATCTTTAGTTAGCGAGTATAAAAACACAGGTAAGTTGGTATTTTACGTCACACACGATGAAGATGAAATAGAAGATGTTTGTGACAAAATTCTTGTTTTAAAATCTGGTGAAAGCTTATTTTGCGGTAGCGTAGAAGATTTTTGGAGAGAATATGAAAAATTCTATAGAGTTACTTATATCTTTGGTGGAGAAAAGAGAACAAAGATAATGAACCTTCAAGAATTGAACAAAATTAGTGGTCAATTGAATATCGTTCATGTGCGCAATTTAGGCTTGAGAGAAATAATCAATTTGGATGAAAAAAATAATTAG
- a CDS encoding LysO family transporter: protein MIWYVLIVFFAGFFIGKFIKTEWISKFKVVIILTMLLLFSLGLEIGANDELFKKIDEIFLYAFLIALFGSIGSFLFGYISEKLFEKAGRKK from the coding sequence ATGATATGGTATGTTTTGATAGTATTCTTTGCAGGTTTCTTTATAGGGAAATTCATCAAAACTGAATGGATAAGCAAATTCAAAGTCGTTATAATTTTGACTATGCTCTTGCTGTTTTCATTAGGTCTTGAGATAGGTGCCAACGATGAGCTTTTCAAAAAGATTGATGAGATATTTCTTTATGCATTTCTTATAGCTTTATTTGGAAGTATCGGGAGCTTTTTATTTGGTTACATTTCCGAAAAACTTTTTGAAAAGGCAGGGCGGAAAAAATGA
- a CDS encoding putative DNA modification/repair radical SAM protein — protein sequence MTLEEKLSILSAAAKYDVSCSFGERRKNFVYYSAANGKYIPILKILLSNACIYDCAYCINRKSNNIRRATFTVDEVVKLTLDLYKRNYIEGLFLSSAIIRDPNYTMEQMIKVAKKLKEEEKFPGYIHLKIIPGADEKLIEKAGMFADRVSINVEFLKKEAFFNLTPEKKPEEIQRPLHISSIKYLQYVEEKKRHPHVNPYSPLGQTTQIIVGATNESDKKIIEFSNKLYKVYKLKRVYYSGYVAINNDERLPQKSENPLREHRLYQADFLIRFYNYSIEEIFDNSENLDLNIDPKTLWALKHPELFPIDISRAKFDELIRIPGIGLKSARKIIELRKYGTLNLDALEKIGVSLKRAKDFITVKGKTFKDLKTYMPLFEFSQNEYDS from the coding sequence ATGACGCTTGAAGAAAAATTGAGTATTCTTTCTGCTGCTGCAAAATATGATGTTTCATGCTCTTTTGGGGAAAGAAGAAAAAATTTTGTATATTACAGCGCAGCAAACGGTAAATACATTCCCATACTAAAGATATTACTTTCAAATGCGTGCATATATGACTGTGCGTACTGTATAAACAGAAAATCAAATAACATAAGACGAGCAACGTTTACAGTCGATGAGGTGGTAAAATTAACTCTAGATCTTTACAAAAGGAATTATATAGAAGGTCTTTTTTTGAGTTCGGCAATAATAAGGGACCCAAATTACACTATGGAACAAATGATTAAAGTTGCAAAAAAACTCAAGGAAGAAGAAAAATTTCCTGGATATATCCACTTAAAGATAATTCCTGGCGCAGATGAAAAATTGATTGAAAAAGCAGGAATGTTTGCAGACAGGGTAAGTATAAATGTTGAATTTTTGAAAAAAGAGGCGTTTTTCAATCTCACACCTGAAAAAAAACCGGAAGAAATACAAAGGCCTTTACATATTTCCTCAATTAAATATCTTCAATACGTTGAAGAAAAAAAGAGGCACCCACATGTAAATCCATATTCTCCTCTCGGACAAACAACACAAATAATAGTTGGTGCAACTAACGAATCAGATAAAAAAATAATAGAGTTTTCAAATAAGCTCTATAAAGTGTATAAACTTAAGAGGGTATACTATTCAGGATATGTTGCTATAAATAACGATGAAAGACTTCCTCAAAAGAGCGAAAATCCCTTAAGAGAACATAGACTATACCAAGCAGACTTTCTCATAAGATTTTACAATTACTCTATAGAAGAAATTTTTGATAATTCGGAAAATCTAGACTTAAATATTGATCCGAAAACGCTTTGGGCATTAAAACATCCAGAGCTCTTTCCAATAGATATATCAAGAGCAAAATTTGATGAATTAATAAGGATTCCAGGGATTGGTTTGAAATCTGCCAGAAAAATAATTGAACTAAGAAAGTACGGAACACTTAACCTTGATGCTCTAGAAAAAATAGGAGTTTCGCTAAAAAGAGCTAAAGACTTTATAACCGTTAAAGGTAAAACATTTAAGGATTTAAAAACTTATATGCCTTTGTTTGAATTTTCTCAAAATGAGTACGATTCGTAA
- a CDS encoding GNAT family N-acetyltransferase: protein MENIRKANVSDSDVVATLILETGFRFLPLIFGPHVKLILGRLIKTPGTVYYLDNIYVLELDESKVVGVIVCYPGGVIRKRALKTAAVLFQLMGFELIKRLGIFRLVWTRNKVSKNEFYISNVAVDKNHRGMGYGKKLMLYAEKLAHENGFSKITLDVENTNTAAIDLYKRIGYVGKSVKRINIKGNKFVFVRMEKKLS, encoded by the coding sequence ATGGAAAATATCAGAAAAGCAAATGTTTCAGATTCTGATGTTGTCGCAACACTTATTTTGGAGACCGGGTTTCGATTTTTACCTCTGATTTTTGGACCACATGTTAAATTAATACTTGGAAGATTAATTAAAACTCCAGGAACAGTGTATTACTTAGATAACATATACGTTCTTGAATTAGACGAAAGTAAAGTTGTTGGAGTTATAGTTTGTTATCCTGGAGGGGTTATAAGAAAAAGAGCACTAAAGACCGCGGCGGTTTTATTTCAGTTAATGGGGTTCGAACTTATAAAACGTTTAGGAATTTTCAGATTAGTTTGGACGAGAAACAAAGTAAGCAAAAATGAATTTTACATATCTAACGTAGCTGTAGATAAAAACCATCGCGGTATGGGTTATGGTAAGAAGTTGATGCTTTACGCCGAAAAACTTGCACATGAAAATGGGTTTTCAAAAATCACATTAGATGTGGAAAATACAAATACGGCAGCGATAGATTTATATAAGCGAATCGGTTACGTTGGAAAAAGTGTCAAAAGGATAAATATAAAAGGGAATAAATTTGTTTTTGTAAGAATGGAAAAGAAATTATCGTAA
- the asnS gene encoding asparagine--tRNA ligase: MEWVYIKDLKNYIGQDIELRGWVRRKRSSGKITFVEMRDGTGFVQVVIEKSIVGDENFEKADKLRLESSLIVRGKVRSDERAPNGVEILANEVVPVQIPTEDFPIQKPDHSIEYLMEHRHLWLRAKRQFHILRIRDAVIKAIRKFYWERDFVQVDTPIFTGAIGETAGNLFEVDYFDYGKVYLTQTGQLYLEAACMALGKVFNLGPTFRAEKSKTRRHLIEFWMNEAEVAYYEHEDNVKLQEDLVYYIVQYVLNNVYDDLVAIGRDVSKLEKVQKPFPRMTYTEAVKFLQKQGFDIKWGDDFGGDEETVLAKQFDSPLFVTHYPRQAKAFYMQPDPNNPEVVLCDDLLAPEGYGEIIGASQRIHDYDLMVERLKENNLPVEKYDWYLDLRKFGSVPHSGFGLGVERTIAWIASLEHIREAIPFARTLYRVHP, from the coding sequence ATGGAATGGGTTTACATCAAGGATCTTAAGAATTATATAGGTCAAGATATCGAGCTAAGAGGTTGGGTTAGAAGGAAAAGATCGAGTGGAAAAATTACTTTTGTTGAAATGAGAGATGGAACGGGCTTTGTTCAAGTAGTAATTGAAAAATCAATAGTTGGTGACGAAAATTTTGAGAAAGCAGATAAACTTAGACTAGAATCATCTTTAATTGTTCGTGGTAAGGTAAGAAGTGATGAAAGAGCACCTAATGGTGTTGAGATTCTTGCTAATGAAGTTGTTCCTGTTCAAATACCGACTGAGGATTTCCCAATTCAAAAACCAGATCACAGTATAGAATACTTGATGGAACACAGACACCTATGGCTTAGAGCCAAAAGACAATTCCACATACTGAGAATAAGGGATGCGGTTATAAAAGCTATAAGGAAATTCTATTGGGAAAGGGATTTTGTCCAAGTTGATACGCCTATATTTACAGGCGCGATAGGTGAAACAGCTGGTAATTTGTTTGAAGTAGATTACTTCGATTATGGAAAAGTTTATCTTACACAAACTGGTCAACTTTATCTTGAGGCCGCTTGTATGGCTTTGGGTAAAGTATTCAACCTTGGCCCAACATTCAGGGCAGAAAAGTCCAAAACGCGAAGACATCTTATCGAATTTTGGATGAACGAAGCAGAAGTCGCTTACTATGAACATGAAGATAATGTCAAACTCCAGGAAGATCTTGTTTACTATATAGTCCAGTACGTTCTAAATAATGTATACGACGATTTGGTCGCAATTGGAAGAGATGTATCAAAGCTTGAAAAAGTCCAAAAGCCATTCCCAAGGATGACTTACACGGAAGCTGTTAAATTCCTTCAGAAGCAAGGTTTTGATATAAAATGGGGCGATGATTTTGGAGGAGATGAAGAAACGGTGTTGGCAAAACAATTTGACAGCCCATTATTTGTAACTCATTATCCAAGGCAAGCAAAAGCATTTTATATGCAACCTGATCCTAACAACCCAGAAGTTGTGTTGTGCGATGACTTATTGGCACCGGAAGGCTATGGAGAAATTATAGGCGCATCGCAACGTATACACGATTACGATCTTATGGTTGAAAGACTGAAAGAAAACAATTTGCCTGTTGAAAAATACGACTGGTACTTAGACTTACGAAAGTTCGGAAGTGTTCCTCACAGTGGATTTGGTCTTGGTGTTGAGAGGACAATTGCATGGATTGCTAGTTTAGAACACATAAGAGAAGCCATACCATTTGCAAGAACGTTGTACAGAGTCCATCCTTAA
- the dnaN gene encoding DNA polymerase III subunit beta → MLKFTVSKSEIEKKISIASSAIGSRTVDPILQCLLFKPLNGHINIYATDLQTSVISQVQVGEYEGNDAFAVDAELVDDIVRNLPEDEFIFEYSNGKLLVRSGKAKYNITTVSDIERFPIVDTDESGIKFSVETSILEEMLDKVSFCASSESAMRALNGVYWEIHGGFLRLVASDGYRLGLAEQKLNLENEFDFIIALKSIKELEKLLSSTTEPVINITYDHSLVSFNAGDVTTIVRTVEETFPDYKRVLPKAFKTRVILNLDDFSEALKRVMVISKRGNEKVQLKITDDLMELTSQSSDFGEAVESIPITKDGEDLIVNFNPKFLNEPLKHIDEKEIEFNFVDNLSPLQINPRNVGGYIYIVLPVRA, encoded by the coding sequence ATGTTGAAGTTCACTGTCAGTAAATCGGAAATTGAAAAGAAAATCTCAATTGCTTCTTCAGCAATCGGTTCACGAACGGTTGATCCTATTCTCCAATGTTTACTTTTTAAACCATTAAATGGGCATATAAATATATACGCAACGGACTTGCAAACTTCTGTTATTTCTCAGGTTCAAGTTGGAGAATATGAAGGTAATGATGCTTTTGCAGTAGATGCTGAATTAGTTGATGATATTGTCCGAAATTTGCCAGAAGATGAGTTTATATTCGAATATAGCAATGGGAAATTGTTGGTTAGAAGCGGGAAGGCAAAATATAATATTACAACGGTTTCAGATATAGAAAGATTTCCTATAGTCGACACAGATGAAAGTGGAATAAAATTTTCCGTAGAAACTTCCATACTTGAGGAAATGTTGGATAAAGTCAGTTTTTGTGCTTCGAGCGAGAGCGCAATGAGGGCTTTGAATGGTGTGTATTGGGAAATTCACGGTGGATTTTTGAGGTTGGTAGCAAGTGATGGTTACAGATTAGGGTTAGCAGAGCAAAAATTAAACTTAGAAAACGAATTTGATTTTATAATCGCACTCAAAAGTATAAAAGAGTTGGAAAAGCTTTTATCCAGTACAACAGAACCGGTAATAAATATAACGTACGATCATTCTCTTGTATCATTTAACGCAGGTGATGTAACAACTATCGTTAGAACCGTTGAAGAAACATTCCCAGATTACAAACGCGTATTGCCAAAGGCGTTTAAGACCAGAGTGATTTTAAATTTAGATGATTTTTCAGAGGCACTAAAACGTGTAATGGTAATATCAAAGAGAGGAAACGAGAAAGTTCAACTAAAAATAACAGACGATTTAATGGAACTTACAAGCCAAAGTTCTGACTTTGGGGAGGCTGTTGAAAGTATTCCAATAACAAAAGATGGAGAAGATCTTATAGTTAACTTCAACCCCAAATTCCTAAATGAGCCGTTAAAGCATATCGATGAGAAAGAAATCGAATTTAACTTTGTTGACAATCTTAGCCCACTTCAGATAAATCCAAGAAATGTAGGAGGTTATATATACATTGTTCTACCGGTAAGAGCATAG